The Candidatus Dependentiae bacterium genome has a segment encoding these proteins:
- the gnd gene encoding decarboxylating 6-phosphogluconate dehydrogenase, producing MKLGIIGLGRMGAGVAERVLKAGHEVIGFDLDQTNKDAASALGVQVVASLAEVATLSPVVWLMVPQGPIVDKVIQELLPHMQANSILIDGGNSNYLDSMRRAQMLATHAISYLDCGTSGGLLGRTQGYCLMIGGDKTAYDSINPLLSAIAAPNGCALVGPSGAGHYVKMVHNGIEYALLQGYAEGFHLIKDGSFKDAHLDLEKISNVWMHGSVIRSWLLDLAHDVFKEDQELTHVSGEIAEGGTGKWTVEDAHKTNVPVPLIEESLEIRRWSRESGGNYATKVIAMLRKGFGGHDVKKVK from the coding sequence ATGAAATTAGGAATTATTGGTTTAGGAAGAATGGGCGCAGGCGTTGCAGAGCGTGTGCTCAAAGCAGGACACGAAGTTATTGGTTTCGATTTAGATCAAACTAATAAAGATGCAGCGAGCGCTTTGGGTGTTCAGGTTGTTGCTTCGCTGGCTGAAGTTGCAACGTTGAGTCCTGTTGTGTGGCTTATGGTTCCGCAAGGTCCGATTGTTGACAAAGTGATTCAAGAATTGTTACCGCATATGCAAGCAAATAGCATCTTGATTGATGGTGGCAATAGTAATTATCTCGATTCTATGCGTCGCGCACAGATGTTGGCAACGCATGCTATTTCATATTTAGATTGTGGCACATCAGGCGGATTGCTTGGTCGCACGCAAGGGTATTGCCTCATGATTGGTGGCGATAAAACTGCGTATGATTCCATTAATCCTTTGTTGAGTGCTATTGCAGCGCCCAACGGCTGTGCATTAGTTGGTCCATCGGGAGCGGGTCACTATGTTAAAATGGTGCATAACGGCATCGAATATGCATTGTTGCAAGGCTATGCCGAAGGATTCCATTTAATTAAAGATGGCAGCTTTAAAGATGCGCATTTAGATTTAGAAAAAATTTCCAATGTGTGGATGCATGGTTCGGTTATTCGTTCATGGCTGCTTGATCTTGCACACGATGTGTTTAAAGAAGATCAAGAACTTACACATGTGTCAGGCGAAATCGCTGAAGGCGGCACGGGCAAATGGACTGTGGAAGATGCTCACAAAACTAATGTGCCCGTGCCATTAATCGAAGAGTCGCTTGAAATTCGCCGCTGGTCACGTGAATCGGGTGGCAATTATGCAACCAAAGTTATTGCCATGCTGCG